Proteins encoded within one genomic window of Ranitomeya variabilis isolate aRanVar5 chromosome 4, aRanVar5.hap1, whole genome shotgun sequence:
- the LOC143767267 gene encoding uncharacterized protein LOC143767267: MDSDRDKMAERILHLTLEILCRLTGEDYTVVKKTTSERCQASVSEGWGRPLSPITRPPPHPLIHEDINDQKILELTYKMIELLTGEVPIRCQDVAVYFSMEEWEYLEGHKDLYKDVMMEVPQPPTSPVLSSESTTPERCPHPLLPQDCKQEDPNVPQDDLVDGEKDEDLTGLNIIETYVMGDELCKEEILTDDWTECSEELLILSDFKEEDHDFIPDIYEENATFPNIPPAILSKTPSPNLFQQIISSDSSQVFIQNKDNSREIEHQKTHTVEERFLCSECGKCFTGKCYLDAHKKIHTGKKPFSCSECGKCFGYKSGLLRHHKIHTGEKPFLCSECGKCFSVKSKLVTHQRIHTGEKPYSCSECGKCFSQKSDLAKHERIHTGEKPFLCSECGKCFKETSELVAHLRTHTGEKPYTCLVCRKCFFRASDFARHKRIHTRQKSFSYSECGKDYKQKSDRVRRQGIHVEKKPFLCTECGKCYPKRSDFIRHQRIHTGEKPFSCLQCGKSFNQKSALVRHQRHHPGEKPFPCPVCGKCFAENSSLIGHQRAHVGKTFSCSECGKMFAYKPNLIKHQKNHTRK, from the exons ATGGATagtgacagggacaagatggcggagaggatattacacctcaccctagagatcctctgccggcttactggagag gattacacagtagtgaagaagaccactagtgagcgctgtcaggcctctgtgtctgagggatggggaagacccctgagcccaatcacgaggcctccacctcacccactgatacatgaggacatcaatgaccagaagatcctagaactcacctacaaaatgattgagctgctgactggagag gttcctataaggtgtcaggatgtcgctgtctatttctccatggaggagtgggagtatttagaaggacacaaagatctgtacaaggacgtcatgatggaggttccccagccccccacatcaccag ttctatcaagTGAGagcacaacaccagagagatgtccccaccctcttcttccacaggactgtaaacaagaagatcccaatgttcctcaggatgatctggtagatggagagaag GATGAAGATCTGACCGGTCTTAATATTATAGAGACATATGTGATGGGAGATGAgctgtgtaaagaggagattcttaCAG ATGACTGGACCGAGTGTTCAGAGGAACTTCTGATATTGTCAGATTTTAAAGAAGAAGATCATGATTTCATACCAGACATATATGAAGAGAATGCTACGTTCCCAAATATACCTCCAGCCATTCTCAGCAAAACTCCATCACCAAATCTTTTTCAACAAATCATATCTTCTGATTCATCTCAGGTTTTTATTCAGAATAAAGATAACAGTAGGGAGATTGAACATCAAAAGACTCACACAGTAGAGGAacgatttttatgttcagaatgtggcaaatgttttacagGGAAATGCTATCTTGATGCAcataagaaaattcacacagggaagaagccattttcatgctcagaatgtgggaaatgttttggctATAAATCAGGTTTACTTAGACATcataaaattcacacaggggagaagccatttttatgttcagaatgtgggaaatgttttagtgtTAAATCAAAACTTGTTACACATCAAAGAATTCATACTGGGGaaaaaccatattcatgttcagaatgtgggaaatgcttttctCAGAAATCTGATCTTGctaaacatgagagaattcacacaggggagaagccatttttatgttcagaatgtgggaaatgttttaaagagaCATCAGAACTTGTTGCACATctcagaacccacacaggggagaagccatatacaTGCCTAGTATGTAGGAAATGTTTTTTCCGGGCATCAGATTTTGCTAGACATAAGAGAATTCACACTAGGCAAAAATCATTTTCAtactcagaatgtgggaaagattATAAGCAGAAATCAGATCGTGTTAGACGTCAGGGAATTCATGTAGAGAAGAAACCATTTTtatgtacagaatgtgggaaatgttatcctAAGAGATCTGAttttattagacatcagagaattcacacaggggagaaaccattttcatgtttacaATGTGGCAaaagttttaaccagaaatcggctTTAGTTAGACATCAGAGACATCacccaggagagaagccatttccaTGTCCCGTATGTGGAAAGTGTTttgctgaaaactcatctcttattGGACATCAAAGAGCTCACGTAGGAaaaacattttcatgttcagaatgtggaaaaatgTTTGCCTACAAACCAAATCTTATTAAACATCAGAAAAATCACACACGGAAGtag